A single genomic interval of Corylus avellana chromosome ca10, CavTom2PMs-1.0 harbors:
- the LOC132162764 gene encoding TMV resistance protein N-like, producing MASTSTDIVSSSSSMASTSTDIVSSSSSSTSPQRYDVFLSFYGDDTRYRFTDHLHDALQRKGLFVFRDVEKLERGKYLSDELPKAIQQSKCGIAVISKNYAFSKWCLDELAEMVKCPGLRVFPIFYHVNPSDIRKVRGTFAEAFDGHEKDPKVDIQMMSKWRAALREVSNMSGWHLRNDSDRYESNVIKEICNSISDGLRTSNFSFVSEEFVGIKPRVEEIMALLRIELDEVRFLGIWGMGGIGKTTLSKAIYEEVSHKFDASCFIEETRSLSLVDLQKHLISHILKEREIDICNPSKEIRSRLRTQKIFIILDDVDGEKLEALAKRHDWFGQGSRIIITSRDQHLLSEYVDKIYEVKVLNHAEALKLFSLKAFKKPHPEKKFEQLSEEIVNYANGLPLAINVFGKLSRGRELKKLESVRDLLRENPNAEILDRLKISYHELENSQQNLFLDIACFFNGEFKKEVIYKLEALGCYPNINLDVLVEKSLITISESGRLGMHDLLQKLGQKIVHDESAKLGKLPSRLWREEDVIRVLKNDSVSG from the exons ATGGCGTCCACGAGTACTGACATAGTCTCTTCGTCTTCTTCGATGGCGTCCACGAGTACTGACATAGtctcttcgtcttcttcttcaacatcTCCACAGAGATATGATGTTTTCCTCAGTTTCTACGGGGATGACACTCGCTATCGTTTTACCGACCATCTCCATGATGCTTTACAACGGAAAGGCCTTTTCGTGTTTAGAGACGTTGAGAAGCTCGAGCGAGGAAAATATCTTTCTGATGAGCTTCCAAAAGCAATACAACAATCCAAGTGTGGGATCGCCGTTATCTCTAAAAACTACGCATTCTCTAAATGGTGTCTCGATGAACTTGCCGAGATGGTCAAATGCCCGGGGCTTAGAGTTTTTCCTATTTTCTACCATGTGAATCCATCTGACATACGAAAAGTGAGGGGAACTTTTGCAGAAGCTTTTGATGGGCATGAAAAAGATCCCAAGGTTGACATTCAGATGATGTCAAAGTGGAGAGCTGCTTTGAGAGAAGTGAGCAACATGTCCGGATGGCATCTACGTAATGATAGCGATAG GTACGAATCAAACGTTATCAAAGAAATTTGTAATAGTATATCTGATGGATTGAGAACTTCTAACTTCTCATTTGTTTCCGAGGAATTTGTTGGAATAAAACCCCGTGTGGAGGAAATTATGGCCTTACTTAGAATAGAATTGGATGAAGTTCGCTTTTTAGGGATTTGGGGGATGGGAGGAATTGGCAAAACAACTCTGTCAAAAGCCATTTATGAAGAAGTTTCTCATAAATTTGATGCTAGTTGCTTTATTGAAGAAACTAGATCTCTTAGTCTAGTTGATCTACAAAAACATCTTATTTCTCATATCCTAAAGGAAAGAGAAATAGATATTTGCAATCCAAGCAAAGAGATAAGGAGCAGACTACGTACTCAAaagatttttattattcttgaCGATGTGGATGGAGAAAAACTAGAAGCATTAGCAAAGAGACATGATTGGTTTGGTCAAGGGAGTAGAATCATTATAACAAGCAGGGATCAACATTTGCTGAGCGAATATGTGGATAAGATCTATGAGGTTAAGGTGCTGAATCATGCTGAAGCTTTAAAACTCTTTAGTTTGAAAGCCTTCAAGAAACCCCATcctgaaaaaaaatttgagcaaTTGTCTGAGGAAATTGTGAATTACGCTAATGGCCTTCCTTTAGCTATTAATGTTTTTGGTAAATTATCGCGTGGTagagaattgaaaaaattggagagtGTCAGGGATTTACTAAGAGAAAATCCCAATGCAGAAATTTTGGATAGACTAAAAATAAGTTATCATGAATTAGAGAATTCGCagcaaaatttgtttttagatATTGCATGTTTCTTCAATGGAGAATTCAAAAAAGAAGTCATATACAAACTAGAAGCTTTGGGTTGCTATCCGAACATCAATTTGGATGTTCTTGTGGAGAAATCTCTTATAACCATCTCAGAGAGCGGAAGATTGGGGATGCATGATTTGTTACAAAAATTGGGTCAAAAAATAGTTCATGATGAGTCTGCGAAGCTTGGCAAATTACCCAGTAGATTGTGGCGTGAAGAGGATGTCATTAGAGTATTGAAAAATGATAGTGTAAGTGGTTAG
- the LOC132162765 gene encoding TMV resistance protein N-like — translation MASTSTDIVSSSSSMASTSTDIVSSSSSSTSPQRYDVFLSFYGDDTRYRFTDHLHDALQRKGLFVFRDVEKLERGKYLSDELPKAIQQSKCGIAVISKNYAFSKWCLDELAEMVKCPGLRVFPIFYHVNPSDIRKVRGTFAEAFDGHEKDPKVDIQMMSKWRAALREVSNMSGWHLRNDSDRYESNVIKEICNSISDGLRTSNFSFVSEEFVGIKPRVEEIMALLSIELDEVRFLGIWGMGGIGKTTLSKAIYEEVSHKFDASCFIEETRSLSLVDLQKHLISHILKEREIDICNPSKEIRSRLRTQKIFIILDDVDGEKLEALAKRHDWFGQGSRIIITSRDQHLLSEYVDKIYEVKVLNHAEALKLFSLKAFKKPHPEKKFEQLSEEIVNYANGLPLAINVFGKLSRGRELKKLESVRDLLRENPNAEILDRLKISYHELENSQQNLFLDIACFFNGEFKKEVIYKLEALGCYPNINLDVLVEKSLITISESGRLGMHDLLQKLGQKIVHDESAKLGKLPSRLWREEDVIRVLKNDSVSG, via the exons ATGGCGTCCACGAGTACTGACATAGTCTCTTCGTCTTCTTCGATGGCGTCCACGAGTACTGACATAGtctcttcgtcttcttcttcaacatcTCCACAGAGATATGATGTTTTCCTCAGTTTCTACGGGGATGACACTCGCTATCGTTTTACCGACCATCTCCATGATGCTTTACAACGGAAAGGCCTTTTCGTGTTTAGAGACGTTGAGAAGCTCGAGCGAGGAAAATATCTTTCTGATGAGCTTCCAAAAGCAATACAACAATCCAAGTGTGGGATCGCCGTTATCTCTAAAAACTACGCATTCTCTAAATGGTGTCTCGATGAACTTGCCGAGATGGTCAAATGCCCGGGGCTTAGAGTTTTTCCTATTTTCTACCATGTGAATCCATCTGACATACGAAAAGTGAGGGGAACTTTTGCAGAAGCTTTTGATGGGCATGAAAAAGATCCCAAGGTTGACATTCAGATGATGTCAAAGTGGAGAGCTGCTTTGAGAGAAGTGAGCAACATGTCCGGATGGCATCTACGTAATGATAGCGATAG GTACGAATCAAACGTTATCAAAGAAATTTGTAATAGTATATCTGATGGATTGAGAACTTCTAACTTCTCATTTGTTTCCGAGGAATTTGTTGGAATAAAACCCCGTGTGGAGGAAATTATGGCCTTACTTAGTATAGAATTGGATGAAGTTCGCTTTTTAGGGATTTGGGGGATGGGAGGAATTGGCAAAACAACTCTGTCAAAAGCCATTTATGAAGAAGTTTCTCATAAATTTGATGCTAGTTGCTTTATTGAAGAAACTAGATCTCTTAGTCTAGTTGATCTACAAAAACATCTTATTTCTCATATCCTAAAGGAAAGAGAAATAGATATTTGCAATCCAAGCAAAGAGATAAGGAGCAGACTACGTACTCAAaagatttttattattcttgaCGATGTGGATGGAGAAAAACTAGAAGCATTAGCAAAGAGACATGATTGGTTTGGTCAAGGGAGTAGAATCATTATAACAAGCAGGGATCAACATTTGCTGAGCGAATATGTGGATAAGATCTATGAGGTTAAGGTGCTGAATCATGCTGAAGCTTTAAAACTCTTTAGTTTGAAAGCCTTCAAGAAACCCCATcctgaaaaaaaatttgagcaaTTGTCTGAGGAAATTGTGAATTACGCTAATGGCCTTCCTTTAGCTATTAATGTTTTTGGTAAATTATCGCGTGGTagagaattgaaaaaattggagagtGTCAGGGATTTACTAAGAGAAAATCCCAATGCAGAAATTTTGGATAGACTAAAAATAAGTTATCATGAATTAGAGAATTCGCagcaaaatttgtttttagatATTGCATGTTTCTTCAATGGAGAATTCAAAAAAGAAGTCATATACAAACTAGAAGCTTTGGGTTGCTATCCGAACATCAATTTGGATGTTCTTGTGGAGAAATCTCTTATAACCATCTCAGAGAGCGGAAGATTGGGGATGCATGATTTGTTACAAAAATTGGGTCAAAAAATAGTTCATGATGAGTCTGCGAAGCTTGGCAAATTACCCAGTAGATTGTGGCGTGAAGAGGATGTCATTAGAGTATTGAAAAATGATAGTGTAAGTGGTTAG